ACATAAGGTGTCTTACAGGACTAATAATGAATGCTTTTCAGGAGAAGGAGAGATGCCTGTAACAGAGGGGCGaagaagcagcacaggagcCCCCAGAGGTAACTGAAactttttcaaaaatgaatgtttagatcttttccagctttttgtACTCTCTACACTGCTTACATCTTGCCTCTTTAAGCATGTGCCTGACAATGATCAGGCATCCTTTTGCTTACTAACTGATTGCAGCGCTTTAAACTCCCTTTTAATTGTTTACTTATAcatgttttgtgtgtgtattcaGACAGTGCCATATGGCTGGCATCATCTGTGGCACCTGATTCTCTGGGCAACTGTGATCAGTCTTCACAGGTAAGTCAGTTTGTGTCTTAGAAATGTCACAATTTTGTCTCAGAAGAGACCAGTCCTTTATGAAGTACACATTAAGTATTATAAGCACAGCTGATAAAGGCACTGTCtaggaaaacaaagatgcaCTACTTTGTAATGTCCTCTGTTTTGAAACTACGTATCAGGCAGAAGCTGCAGCGGCATTAAAacttaagaaatgtttttaagggTAGAAGATACCCCTGACTCTTAATACCAGGAGACAGGCAGCAGGCAGATAAATAGGCACAGAGAAGTGGGTGAATACAACACCCCTTGTGGGCAGAGTGTCATGGTGGAGGCTGCAAGAGGTGGGTTCTGTCTTGCTTCAAGGCAGCACATGGCCAAGTTCTGGGAGCAAAGCTGTATGGGGAGAGCTGCTGAGATAGAAAGCTAGCTGGCTTTTTACCCACTATGACACTACAGGGGGTTGAGAAGCATTCACAAGAAGTCTTTCTTTCCAACAGGTTGAAGTTTATAAAATGACCAGCCGACCCCGTGGAGTTTGCTTGATCCTGAACAATCACAATTTTGCAAAAGCCAGGGAAGCAGTGCCAGAactcagaaagatgaaaaatcgGAATGGAACAGATATAGATGCAGGTACAGTGAATGTTACAGATGAGTTTACATATATTCAGGGAGAGCACACCAGACATAAAAACAGGATCCATTTTGTGTTCTGGACTAGGAGTCTTAAGTTCAAGCTTCCATGTCAAGGCTATGTTTCTTGTAGTGGTAGACTTGCATACTATTAAAATGCACTGAATCAGAAACAGATTTGctggagaaacagcattttACTTCACATCTAGCTTAAGAGCGGATGGGGATATGGACTTCACACACTTATTATATTGCTATTCAAGGGACCTCATTTTAGCAGGCTgtcctgcaaagcagcagcagagctcattGGAGGTCCTAGGGTCTGTGAAATGGGTATATTTGCACTACAAtgaataggagaaaaaaaatccatcaccAGAATGTAGGTTATCTTCTTAAGATGCAGGTACTTCTCAAATATATTGACAGAAatttcatgtatatatatgagcaaaggaaaacaaggaggtAACGTATGTCAATTTTTTTAGTTTGTAGTAGTTTAATCAATATACTAACTTTGTTTCTATTGAATGCATGATTTGTTTCTATTGAATGCATAATCAAGCTGTCCTAGGGGAGGTTTAgatagatgttaggaaaaatttcatAAGGGTgagagtggtcaagcactggaatgggctacccagggaggtggtagagtaTCTACCCCTGGAGGTATTAGTGATGGGATGTGGTAGGTCCGGTTGATAGTTGGATTCTATGATCTTTCAAACCTAGATGATTCTAAGAGAAATCGCTCCTATCTGTCTAGTGTTGAAACAACTGTTAACAAATAGCTAATGCCCTCCATTCCTAGGGAAAGAAGTGGCACTATTAATTCCCCCTTGTTTTACTTTCCAGAGGCTCTGAAAAAAGTCTTCAGCAATCTTCATTTTACAGTAGTAGAATACAGAGACTGCACTGCAGAGGAAATCCGTAAGATAGTGAGCAAGTATCGGTGCATGGACCACAACAACAaagactgttttgtttgctgtattctctctcatggaaaaaaaggcattataTATGGTGTTGATGGGCAGGAAGTGCCTATCCAGGAACTGACCACTTCTTTCACTGGGCAAAATTGCCAATCACTTGCTGGAAAACCAAAAGTCTTCTTTGTTCAGGCCTGCCAAGGTGATGCTTATCAGAAAGGTGTAACCGTTGAAACAGATTCTGGGGAACAAGATTATTCTCTAGAAGCAGATGCAAGATTTCAGCTGGACTGCATCCCCTCAGAGGCAGACTTCCTCTTGGGCATGGCTACTCTGCAAGATTACGTCTCCTACAGAAGCACAAGCCAGGGGACCTGGTACATACAGTCACTGTGCCAACACTTGGAGAACAGTTGTCCTAGGTAACTATGCTTCCTGAGATACTTCTTTGCAACACCTTTATCTTCCTTCTGAAGGACACAAGTTTATTGGGATGCAGAGGTAGATAACATGCAGAGGGAGTGATCACTCAGAGTGAAAAAAGCAATGGAGAATAACAATACTGATTGTTTGAAGCAGCTCACccaactgctttaaaaatggtTTAAAGGAGGAGCCATTAGCACTGGGCGCAGGTCAAGGTGATATATAAGAATGCATTAAGTTTTACATGCAAATACTCTAATACAAAACCGTTTGTATTTTTTGCAGAGGAGAAGACATTCTCACCATACTGACAGCAGTGAATCAAGAGGTGAGCAGCAAGATTGACAAGCAGAATGCGGGGAAGCAAATGCCACAGCCCAGTTTcacactgagaaaaaaactCATATTTCCTGTAAACTAAAtaggagcagaggcagagagcaCTGCAGTAACCTGGAAACCACTCATCTCAGTTAAGAATTTGGTAAAACATcattctgctttcagcacaTATACAAACGTTTTTAGTGATAACAGATAAGGAATAAAATCTTTATGAATGTAAGGGTTAATTTGTATGACACTTTTTTTATACTTGAAAGCATCTCAGAGCTGGTCTCCAGTTTGAAGCCTTACAATAGATTGAATGCCCTTCCTGATGTACCATATGTTGCTGTTAAGatacttttcaaatacaaattcatataatttgtgtattttctgtataactttttaataaaataaaaggcagggGACTGCATGTTTTAAAGAACGCATTGGCTCATATCAGAATTTTCTTACACACCCATCTACTTTAAATCATTCAGACTTAGTCTCAGCCCTCCTCAAGTCAAGAACTTGTCCTCCAGCATCCTGAGCTGTGACCTGCATTTCACAGCATCCTTTACCTACAGTACTCTTAACATTCCAATCAATTGCATAGATACAGCATTATGCTTATGTCCACTTACCTTGTTGACCTTCGAGTCTCTGTTGTAggcatagcaaaaaaaaaagcaaaaaaacagctctttaaaaacatattgcCTCCTTTGATTACTGTGTGCATGGTTATGATACTAAAGTAGGTGGCTATTTAGCTGATTTTCAATAAGTCTTCAATTGAACAATTTCTGGAGCATAAATACTTTCCTGGATTCATCTGATgaatatttcttcattctttgctACCAGTGTGACCTTGTTTACTTTGGATTTTCATCCTAGATTCTCTTTCCACACATACTTTTCAGAACCTTATCTTTTACATCACACCTGTGTTCTTCAGCAACGTTCTGTTCTGTACATACACCCTAGGCTCCCTACCTCCCCTGCTATTCTAACTGTCCTGCTTGTCACACTGCAGATCAGCCAGCTGGGGACCAGTTACAGCCAAATGACGAGTTGCACAGTTCCCTTTCCCTTGGGTGGAGGCTGAAATTTCTTTTACGAATTTAATGTTGACCAAATTTAAGTGAGCCCAGAGATTTGAAGCCAATAGAATCTGATAGCATGCTTGCATAGGCAACTCTTAAGAATCGAAATTAAAAAGCTATAGCAACTACAAACGGTTACCTATTCTGAGGGAAATAGTTTCCTCAGGAGAGCATGATATAAAAAACATGGAGGGGGGTTTTCCAGCAAGATAAATGCATCTCATAAGCAAGGTCTCAGTAGCAATCTCCTCGTATAGTGAGTTTGGCAACCCTTCCTCAAATAGGAATTAAATCTGTGCCCTTTCAAACTcttatgtaattattttcctcttataaAGCAATTATCTCACTGATTCACAAGGAATCCTAGCAGCTCTGCAGACTAATTACACTCAttcacatgaagaaaaagaaattccctCTACCTCCAATGTTCCTGGTCTTGTAACAAATATGTAAAGCAGCACAACCATCAGTAAGACTTCAAAGGGTCTGCGTGAGCTGCTGAGGCACCCCTCCCGGTGGGACAGTGCACCAAGCAGTTACACGTCAGCAGCCACAGACAGgccacagcacacacagaaaggTAAATATCTGCACATTTTACACTAACTCTCACTGGTGTCCATTATTTGCTGCACGCTAATTGCAGTGCTTACCTTAGGGTAACATTTTCATCACAGAGATAAACTGCAGTTAGCTGGTGGTTTTCTTCAACTGATGTAATTTTCTGCTTGATGCTTCTTTCAGCAGCAggtatttgctttctttgcaaagaaaagaagaaaaaactctgttgttttttttttttctttcataaatctGAGCAACATCACAATTAGTAAATACAAAAAACAGCAGATTGCTAAGGTGACTTCTGACAAACAAATAAGTACTACCAAATACCACAGACAGTTATGTTCACTCCCTCCTTGCTtcccttgtttttgttttgttttctaattgtAGAGGAGGAGATTGTTAGTACCATCACCCAAGACTAGTCCAAAATAGCCTAAATTTCACAGAGTTAGGACATTCTTTTATCCTCCTATGTTTTTGCAAGTTATACTCTAGTAGTGCAGCTCTACATAGATCAGCATTTCTTACATAGGCATACAGCTTTCTAGCTGCACAAATATGGTGAATATTGGGCAACAATGTAAGTTATGTACATGCTGGTGAAACAAACTTGGGGAACTTTTGCAATGCAGACACTGGCTTTCTATCTTGTGGCTTGACAAACAGTAGGTACCTACAGGTACAACGGCTGCAGAGACTAATAGGAGAATCTTTCCACAGAATGGCCTACTCAATCTTCAGCATATGAAATAGTGAGCTAAAAAGTCAGCTTCAGTCAGATGAGAGTTCCATTTCTTTGCCACCCTCTCatgtcagaaaagaaagcaagctaaATAAATACAGGATACTTACCATACGATAATGGTGGTTCCTAATTCCTTGAGATGTTTTGCACAGATTGCTGAGGAACCACTATCAGTTATTAAATTAGCCAAATTGAAGTAAAAACCCGTTAATTGCAATAGATGCTGATCCCATTCTGTACCATGGAAGTAATTAAGcattttcaggaaaacattCTGAGCCTTACTGCCACAATAGCAGCTGCAAGGACACGTGATAGAGGTATGTACAACTGTAGGCAAAAATTGGGCACCTCTGTGCCCAATTGGAATTGTGGAATTTCAGTGAGACCTGCACAAATGAATATTCATAAAGGATAAGTAGCTTGGTTTCAGTCTCTGCTTCCACTTTTTCACAGACACAGAGGAAGGCTAATAGAACTACAGttactgagaaaggaaaaaaaagtgtaaatcACACACTTTCCTGTAAAAAGCTCAGAACAATCTTCTCTTGCAtgtctgaagaagaaacaaggGAAGAATGTATACTTTCAAATAGGAGACCATAAAATAGATGCAAACAAAGCCACTGACCTAAATGGATACTTAATTGTAGCAGAGTAGTCCagtctcttttctgtttcttgctaCTTGTCACAAATTGCTAGAAGAATGCAGCATCAGCTGCTGTAGTACCAGAAAGCATAAGCATATTGATTTCAGCTGAAGCTCACTTTCAGATATTCTGCTTAGAAGTTAATGACCTCCTTGTGATTTTATGTGAAGTTTTATCACTCataagtaaaatgtttttcaaaaggcagcagaacacTCTAAGTGTTGTTTTCTGGATTTAACTGACACACCTATACTGCAAAGCCTGACCACAACTTGCATTGCACATCTAGATTTCCTTTAATTGCTTAAGCATGAACACAGCTGCAAATAGACTAGCACAGCCTGATCAAGCTTTTGAATCAATTTCTAAGACAGCATTTATATGCAATACTCACGCAGATACCAATTCACCAAGACTGTACACAAATTGCTAAATTCTAGCCAAGTGTCAAAAAGCTCTAATTTTAGTTTTACTAAATAACATTGCAGAACAGATGATGACATCTGGAAGAAACCACACAAGATGACCAACATACTGAAAAAGGCCATGTTATACATGTTTATTATGAAATTTACATTCCACCATGAAACAACAGTAAGTgcaaaaagcagatggaaaacaaaacaaaacaaaacaaaaaaacaccattcCCAGACCTTTCCAACATCGTGTGTAATCTTGTGTAACAGCCAAACGAGGCTCAAACCTATTACCCTCATCCCCCTTGCGATGCTCTTTGACTGCAGTAGACTTTTGACTTCATCAGCCCACATGTATTTTAAGTGTGAAGGTATCTCCAAGTTTATCAAACACAGTGAAACTTGAATTGTATGTCTGTACAACTAGAAAGTTATAAACTTGTACTTGATTTAAGCCAACCTGAATAAATGTAGACACTACAAAAACTTCCTTCCCAGTGTCTTCAACTTTCACAAACATGgcacttcttttctttgtagcaCCTATTTTTTGTCTCAGATTTGCAAAGGAGCAGAACATTTTCCAAGTACAATTCTCCATCAGTTCACTCAATCAAATCACACCTCTGCAGGACAAAAAGATCTTGAGCAAGATCTCAGCTACCTAAGTCATCCAAGTTCATTCCCTCTCTTGCAGGAGACTGTGGAACCCAAACGAGTTCCTAGAACAATGGCAGCTTAAGTACATTATCATAAGTACACGTGTTTGTCTGCTTGATTCTGGCACCAAGAAGTAAACTTGGAAGATGTAGCAGCTTTCCCTGTTGCTGCAAGCTAGGCACATGTATACAAAATGCTCAACAGAATTTCAAAAGTACTGTAGCACCGCATCAAAAAACTGGATGAATACACACACAACAGTATTCAAACTGTTTGATCACCTTCCTGCTTGTGTAAGTATCTGATGATCCTACAGAAAGCAACCGACCAACCCCACAACATTTGTCATATTGTTTGAACGGGAACAGTTTCTATTGCTAGGCTACAGAAAAAGGAACTGTCCTGAAAAGAAACATGCATTTAATTAATGTGCTACTACATAGCTTTTAATGGAAACATAGTCTGCCAAAGGAATTtggatttaatttattttccttttttctgctgaaaacacaCACGATGATCACAAGGCTGGAGTTAGATAATGAAGCTAATTAGAAACACAGTGAAATACTATTAAAATTATCTGTCTCTTAGATGCCTTCCTATAATAAGAGTGCATAAAACAGACAGACTTCTGACACATTATATACTTCCCTTTTTATACCAAACTACCTAATCTTTTGTCAAGTCATTCCTTAGTTCACTGGAGAGCAAGAGTATTTCCCTCCAGCTCTTTCATTCTTACCTTATTTAGCTAGGTAAGGCCCAGTGCACAGTTAAGGAAGtacaaacataaatatttacatgaaggaattaaatatttttatttaaaaaacaaattaaccCGTATATAGTACTTCAAATAAAATTCACCTTTCATAAGATTCTTAGAGAGCAAAAGGCAGCTCCAGGAGTTCCTGAATATTTCTGTGCGCTGCTGACAGACAAGTTTCTGCTGAGAGTCCCTGTGCAAGTTTGAAGTGGTTAATCCTTATCCTTTTACAAAAAAAGACTGCTCTATAAGAGTCATCATGAGATCCATAGGgctgtaaaagcagaaaggCCACGTTATAAATCGGTTTaagaagctttcttttcctgccctACTCCACTCAATCCTGCAGCAACAAGGGTGTGGTTGTGCCATATGCCAAATGCAAATCAGTGTAATTACGCCAGTGCTTCACACCATGCATCCAGAAAGATGCCAGCTATGTCCCACATATACCATAACAGCCAAGGTAAATACTGGCTGTTCAAACTAATTGTATCAAAACTTTAAAACCATTGATTTTATGTTAtgtacactggaaaaaaaaaaaatataatgaacaGACTTAAGAACCTGTTTCCATTCTGATCACTTGCAAAGATCTATTCCCCCTAGGAATGGAGGACAAATCTATTGTAGATTATGCAGTTAAGACTAGAAGCTTGTTCAGGAAGGAATTCAAAAAGCAGGGCAGGCAATACTACTTTGCTGAATGCCACTCTGAAACCACATTTCTCCAATGGTGTTCtattttgagagaaaaagtCTGCCTCAGTGTTAACTCAGAATGAAGGTCAGAGCTACTTTTCATCATTCAAACACAATTTCAACACAGGCCAAATTGATCTGCATTCAAAAAAATGCTACAAAGAACACTAGCTTTCATCTTCCATTCTCTGAATACAGAATGATAAATTTTGATGTTAATGAAATCTTTCAAACAAAATCCTGCCTACAGTCAGGAATATCTGAACAAAAGGCATGATGTTGCTGCTGAACTCTCCAATATACAGAATGTCTAGCTGTCAAGACCCAAATTACTGATTTATGAAGCATTTAGGCAAATGCTCTCTGCTTAtgccaaatgaaaacaaattcttaaTCAAGCACctagtttttatttcctttcacaaTACCAaaatttttctttgtatgtggggaagaaaaaaaaaaaaaagaaaaaataagatttcttaGCTTGGAATTTTCACCCTAATACATACTTTTATGCTCCTTAGTTCTCGTTCATTGCACTTTCCACTGTTTGCTTCAGAAGCTCgagaaagaaattaagttcTGTGAGTAACTCACTAGCACAATTGCACTCtttcaaaaaaacaaatcctGATCATTCATTTTTGTGCTCAAATATCAAATTAAAGGTTCTCACCTCTGCTTCTCAACATGGGAAGTTCAAAAGAGTAGTTTCTGAGTTAGAAAATACTAGAATTTAAGTAGTCCCAAGTTTTTATATTTGTTACAGAGAAGAACTTGGACAAATGATGCTGGTCAGACTGATTATTGTCTTAACATCATATTCAAATGATACAGCCTGACTGCTAACAAATTATAAATACTATAGTCATATGGTAGAAAAAATATAACAGCACCTGCAAGACAGTTCTACAAGTACAGTTTAAAAggttaaaatactgaaaatgtctACATTGGTCTTTTATTTAAACTAAGACAGATGCTGGAGGAATCTTAAAACTAAGCtttggtttcttctttcttatcttcCACAAAAGCCTCCTTCCCCAGACCCAAGcagcattcttttcttcttgatcCCATCACTTCTCTCTCCCCGCTCTTCTCACATGCACATGCCTTCTCAAACTCTTCTGTAACACACCTAGCCATTTCCGTACTGGATGTTTCTCCCTCTTCTATTATTTACTACACCAATGTCCAGAGCAATCAGTCCTCCTTTAGGATATTCATTTTTGTTGACTGTGTGCAGACTGGGGCCCCTAATGCTCCAATCATGGCTGGAAGACTCTGATTTCTTCTCAGTCCTGCCATTAAGTTGCTACCcgcatttaaaaacacagctgagtCTGGCCTCTGCAGGCTAACCTCTGCCCCCTGATTCTTCTTGTGGTCCTGTGTATCAGGGGGCTTGACAACCCTGGCAATACCCAGCCTCTTCAGCCTGTCCACCAGGTTCATTTTCAGCTGGCCTACATCTGGAGCATTACGGGAGGGCTTTAGGCCATACATTTCCTGCAAGAATGTTTCTGCTGGTCTTGAAGCCAGGAAATTTTCTGAGTGATGCACTCGAGACTCAAATGGTGGAGGGGAGGGACAAGGTGAGTGTGAAGGAGAATTGGGTGGAGTAGAAGGAATGGGGACTGTACGAGGGGGCTGTAGCAGAGGCAGTTTATCTAACAGGGGGCTATCATAAACCTTGGCTGAGATGCCTCGTTCTTGCAAAAGTTGAGCCAGACTGCTGGTACTGCTGAGGGTGGTAGTTGAATCTCTTCTGTTGGTGAGAAATTCTCCAATACTAAGCCTGTAAGACATGGCTGGAGTGCTCACTACGTGGTTTCCAATGCTGTTTCCACTATTTCCAAGTGAAAATGGAGCAGACGTAGagctgaaacaaaagagaaacagagaagatgCATGGATATATGCAGCATTAGACATATTTGTAGTTGCTTGGCTCTACATTTGCCCTTTAGTATATGAAATGTTCAAGAAAAAGTAAACTTGCTATTTTTGACA
This genomic window from Coturnix japonica isolate 7356 chromosome 7, Coturnix japonica 2.1, whole genome shotgun sequence contains:
- the LOC107316523 gene encoding caspase-8-like isoform X1 — its product is MGCSRNPDRTTAPRSLGAASPDEVGGSTEARVHKEVVPIPAQGWSCCGEMEFSQLLYVISEALDRNDLASLKFLSLEHVTVRKQEDIEEPKAFFQALQEKGMIEAGDLFFLKELLYRINRIDLLAFHLGSSREEMERELQVPGRARVSPFRYLLFQLSENITQDEMKCFKFLLWKELPKCKLSPETTMLDVFIEMEKKGILREDDLTVLKSICEKVDKSLLKKIEEYEFNTFGKTKQVLFLTHFILEAIHKVSYRTNNECFSGEGEMPVTEGRRSSTGAPRDSAIWLASSVAPDSLGNCDQSSQVEVYKMTSRPRGVCLILNNHNFAKAREAVPELRKMKNRNGTDIDAEALKKVFSNLHFTVVEYRDCTAEEIRKIVSKYRCMDHNNKDCFVCCILSHGKKGIIYGVDGQEVPIQELTTSFTGQNCQSLAGKPKVFFVQACQGDAYQKGVTVETDSGEQDYSLEADARFQLDCIPSEADFLLGMATLQDYVSYRSTSQGTWYIQSLCQHLENSCPRGEDILTILTAVNQEVSSKIDKQNAGKQMPQPSFTLRKKLIFPVN
- the LOC107316523 gene encoding caspase-8-like isoform X3, with the translated sequence MEFSQLLYVISEALDRNDLASLKFLSLEHVTVRKQEDIEEPKAFFQALQEKGMIEAGDLFFLKELLYRINRIDLLAFHLGSSREEMERELQVPGRARVSPFRYLLFQLSENITQDEMKCFKFLLWKELPKCKLSPETTMLDVFIEMEKKGILREDDLTVLKSICEKVDKSLLKKIEEYEFNTFGKTKQVLFLTHFILEAIHKVSYRTNNECFSGEGEMPVTEGRRSSTGAPRDSAIWLASSVAPDSLGNCDQSSQVEVYKMTSRPRGVCLILNNHNFAKAREAVPELRKMKNRNGTDIDAEALKKVFSNLHFTVVEYRDCTAEEIRKIVSKYRCMDHNNKDCFVCCILSHGKKGIIYGVDGQEVPIQELTTSFTGQNCQSLAGKPKVFFVQACQGDAYQKGVTVETDSGEQDYSLEADARFQLDCIPSEADFLLGMATLQDYVSYRSTSQGTWYIQSLCQHLENSCPRGEDILTILTAVNQEVSSKIDKQNAGKQMPQPSFTLRKKLIFPVN
- the LOC107316523 gene encoding caspase-8-like isoform X4, which gives rise to MEFSQLLYVISEALDRNDLASLKFLSLEHVTVRKQEDIEEPKAFFQALQEKGMIEAGDLFFLKELLYRINRIDLLAFHLGSSREEMERELQVPGRARVSPFRYLLFQLSENITQDEMKCFKFLLWKELPKCKLSPETTMLDVFIEMEKKGILREDDLTVLKSICEKVDKSLLKKIEEYEFNTFGEGEMPVTEGRRSSTGAPRDSAIWLASSVAPDSLGNCDQSSQVEVYKMTSRPRGVCLILNNHNFAKAREAVPELRKMKNRNGTDIDAEALKKVFSNLHFTVVEYRDCTAEEIRKIVSKYRCMDHNNKDCFVCCILSHGKKGIIYGVDGQEVPIQELTTSFTGQNCQSLAGKPKVFFVQACQGDAYQKGVTVETDSGEQDYSLEADARFQLDCIPSEADFLLGMATLQDYVSYRSTSQGTWYIQSLCQHLENSCPRGEDILTILTAVNQEVSSKIDKQNAGKQMPQPSFTLRKKLIFPVN
- the LOC107316523 gene encoding caspase-8-like isoform X2 produces the protein MGCSRNPDRTTAPRSLGAASPDEVGGSTEARVHKEVVPIPAQGWSCCGEMEFSQLLYVISEALDRNDLASLKFLSLEHVTVRKQEDIEEPKAFFQALQEKGMIEAGDLFFLKELLYRINRIDLLAFHLGSSREEMERELQVPGRARVSPFRYLLFQLSENITQDEMKCFKFLLWKELPKCKLSPETTMLDVFIEMEKKGILREDDLTVLKSICEKVDKSLLKKIEEYEFNTFGEGEMPVTEGRRSSTGAPRDSAIWLASSVAPDSLGNCDQSSQVEVYKMTSRPRGVCLILNNHNFAKAREAVPELRKMKNRNGTDIDAEALKKVFSNLHFTVVEYRDCTAEEIRKIVSKYRCMDHNNKDCFVCCILSHGKKGIIYGVDGQEVPIQELTTSFTGQNCQSLAGKPKVFFVQACQGDAYQKGVTVETDSGEQDYSLEADARFQLDCIPSEADFLLGMATLQDYVSYRSTSQGTWYIQSLCQHLENSCPRGEDILTILTAVNQEVSSKIDKQNAGKQMPQPSFTLRKKLIFPVN